From the genome of Virgibacillus siamensis, one region includes:
- a CDS encoding M42 family metallopeptidase produces the protein MAVYPNINETKELLKQLVSIPSPSGNTAKVISFVENYLKDLQVGTKRNRKGGLIATLPGKSKTEHRMLTAHVDTLGAMVKEVKDNGRLRINLIGGFHYNAVEGEYCEIQTSDGKKFTGTILMHQTSVHVYKDAGKAERNQENMEVRIDAEVENADDIRKLGIEVGDFVAFDPRVQLTDTGFVKSRHLDDKASVAVLLQLIKRLKEEDITLPYTTHFLISNNEEIGYGGNSNITPETVEYMAVDMGAMGDGQSTDEYTVSICVKDASGPYHYELRKHLVQLAESNDIEYKLDIYPYYGSDASAAIRAGHDIIHGLIGPGIDSSHAYERTHEKSLHHTEKLLYHYVQSDLVEY, from the coding sequence ATGGCTGTATATCCAAACATTAACGAAACAAAGGAACTGCTTAAACAATTGGTTTCCATTCCGAGTCCGTCCGGAAATACTGCAAAGGTTATAAGTTTTGTGGAAAATTATTTAAAAGATTTGCAGGTGGGAACAAAACGGAATCGGAAAGGCGGTTTAATTGCAACATTACCCGGCAAGAGCAAAACCGAACACCGAATGCTGACAGCCCATGTTGATACATTAGGGGCAATGGTTAAAGAGGTAAAAGATAATGGTCGTCTTCGCATCAATTTGATTGGCGGTTTCCATTATAATGCAGTCGAAGGGGAATACTGCGAAATCCAAACATCCGATGGTAAAAAATTCACCGGAACAATTTTGATGCATCAGACCTCCGTCCATGTATATAAAGATGCAGGTAAAGCTGAGCGGAATCAGGAAAATATGGAAGTACGTATTGATGCGGAAGTGGAAAATGCTGATGATATACGTAAGCTTGGAATTGAGGTAGGCGATTTTGTTGCGTTTGATCCCCGTGTTCAATTGACCGATACCGGATTCGTTAAATCCCGTCACCTTGATGACAAGGCAAGTGTGGCTGTGCTGCTGCAGCTTATTAAACGACTGAAAGAAGAAGATATAACACTCCCATACACGACTCATTTCCTGATCTCAAATAATGAAGAAATCGGTTATGGCGGAAATTCAAATATTACTCCGGAAACAGTGGAATACATGGCAGTTGATATGGGTGCCATGGGGGACGGACAATCCACTGATGAATATACTGTTTCCATCTGTGTCAAAGATGCCAGCGGACCATACCATTATGAATTGCGTAAGCACCTTGTTCAGCTTGCAGAATCAAATGATATTGAATATAAGCTTGATATCTATCCTTACTATGGTTCTGATGCATCGGCCGCAATACGTGCCGGTCATGATATTATCCATGGTTTGATTGGTCCCGGAATCGATTCATCCCATGCATATGAGCGAACACATGAGAAGTCACTTCATCATACGGAAAAATTACTATATCACTACGTGCAATCTGATCTGGTAGAATACTAA
- the secG gene encoding preprotein translocase subunit SecG codes for MAGVVNILLIVDAIVMIVLVLLQSGKSEGLSGAISGGAEQLFGKQKARGADLVLHRGTVVTGVLFFVLAFLSAYVL; via the coding sequence ATGGCAGGGGTCGTGAATATTTTATTGATAGTTGATGCAATTGTAATGATTGTTCTTGTATTATTGCAATCAGGTAAGAGTGAGGGGCTTTCCGGAGCAATTTCCGGCGGTGCCGAACAGCTTTTCGGGAAACAGAAGGCCCGCGGTGCAGATCTTGTACTGCATAGAGGAACAGTTGTAACCGGGGTGCTGTTTTTCGTTTTAGCCTTTCTAAGTGCATACGTTTTATAA
- a CDS encoding alpha/beta hydrolase, translated as MEKTFWLTMEDGVQVHVKNWYNPARKPRVVVQLSHGMVEHINRYNEFAAFLLAHDIFVYGNDHRGHGKTGEKQGLFGHLADQDGFERTTRDLIMITKQIKADYPNVPLILFGHSMGSFLARNYIAQNSNLLDGVILSGTGYFPKIQSCIAKLIASRLPPKEKSPLMNSLAFRSYNKRINDKQTNFDWLSSDRKIVKTYMEDPMCGHIPTARFFYDLMTGLIKIQNWQSIQSVRNDLPLLFISGSEDPVGDYGDGVWKTAEMYYRAGVEDLIVMLFDQGRHELLNEKNRDLVYDEILRWIEARISRNA; from the coding sequence ATGGAAAAGACTTTTTGGCTGACAATGGAGGATGGTGTGCAGGTACATGTGAAAAATTGGTACAATCCTGCCAGAAAACCACGGGTAGTTGTCCAGCTTTCCCATGGGATGGTGGAACATATTAACCGGTACAATGAGTTTGCTGCATTTCTGCTGGCACATGATATTTTTGTGTATGGCAACGACCACCGCGGTCATGGGAAAACCGGTGAAAAACAAGGACTCTTCGGGCATCTGGCTGATCAGGATGGTTTCGAACGGACAACAAGGGATCTTATTATGATTACAAAACAAATCAAAGCGGATTATCCGAACGTCCCGTTAATTTTATTCGGGCACAGTATGGGATCATTTCTCGCAAGAAATTATATTGCTCAAAACAGCAATTTGCTTGACGGGGTTATTTTGTCTGGCACAGGCTATTTTCCCAAAATACAAAGCTGCATCGCCAAATTGATTGCTTCACGGCTTCCGCCGAAAGAAAAATCTCCATTGATGAATTCGCTGGCATTCCGTTCATATAATAAACGAATTAATGACAAGCAAACCAATTTCGACTGGCTGTCCAGTGACAGAAAAATCGTTAAGACCTATATGGAAGATCCAATGTGCGGACATATTCCGACAGCACGCTTTTTCTATGACTTAATGACAGGACTAATTAAGATTCAGAACTGGCAAAGCATCCAATCAGTCCGGAATGATTTACCATTATTGTTTATCAGCGGAAGTGAAGACCCCGTCGGTGACTATGGTGACGGTGTCTGGAAAACGGCTGAAATGTATTATCGTGCAGGTGTCGAGGATTTAATTGTCATGTTATTTGATCAAGGAAGACATGAATTATTAAACGAAAAAAACCGTGATCTCGTCTATGATGAAATTCTTCGCTGGATCGAGGCCCGAATTAGTCGCAATGCTTGA
- a CDS encoding MarR family winged helix-turn-helix transcriptional regulator, with protein MSLSLDKAIGSATVRLSKKISRIINHHLKEFNITTEQWAVLRTVYESGLINQRTLSERADKDKATLTKILDLLEKHEYTTRVQNPDDRRSFLIQITEKGSNLVNSVGPYLKEVYSELIGDIDSEKLRLYQEVLSSLENNIDSLLEIEWNRKKE; from the coding sequence ATGTCCTTGAGTTTAGATAAAGCGATTGGTTCAGCCACAGTCCGTCTCAGCAAGAAAATATCACGGATTATTAATCATCATTTGAAGGAGTTCAACATTACCACAGAGCAATGGGCCGTTTTACGAACTGTTTATGAATCCGGTCTAATCAACCAAAGAACTTTGTCTGAACGAGCTGATAAAGATAAAGCCACATTAACGAAAATCCTTGATTTACTGGAAAAACACGAATATACCACAAGGGTGCAGAATCCGGATGACCGACGTTCCTTTTTAATACAGATTACCGAAAAAGGATCCAATCTGGTAAATAGTGTGGGGCCATACCTGAAAGAGGTTTACAGTGAATTGATCGGTGACATTGATTCGGAAAAACTGCGGCTTTATCAGGAAGTACTTTCCTCCCTGGAAAACAACATTGATAGCTTATTGGAAATTGAATGGAACAGAAAGAAGGAATAG
- the smpB gene encoding SsrA-binding protein SmpB has translation MPKGNGKVIAQNKKARHDYFIEDTYEAGIVLQGTEIKSIRAGRINLKDSHARINKGELYLINMHIATYEQGNRFNHDPTRTRKLLLHRKEIDKLLGLTQQQGYALVPLKVYIKNGVAKVLIGLGKGKKKYDKREDLKRKQMKRDVDRAIKENMR, from the coding sequence ATGCCTAAGGGAAATGGAAAAGTAATCGCACAAAATAAAAAAGCCCGTCACGATTATTTTATAGAGGACACATACGAAGCAGGAATTGTTTTGCAGGGAACCGAAATCAAATCAATTCGTGCCGGCAGAATAAACCTTAAAGACTCGCACGCAAGAATCAATAAGGGTGAACTTTACCTGATCAACATGCACATCGCAACATACGAACAGGGAAATCGGTTCAATCACGATCCAACCCGCACACGAAAACTTTTGCTTCACCGTAAGGAAATTGATAAATTGCTTGGTCTGACCCAACAGCAAGGGTATGCATTGGTACCGCTGAAAGTCTATATTAAAAACGGGGTAGCAAAAGTGCTGATTGGCCTTGGAAAAGGGAAAAAGAAATATGATAAGCGAGAGGATCTGAAACGCAAGCAAATGAAGCGTGATGTTGATCGTGCTATTAAGGAAAATATGCGGTAA
- a CDS encoding MFS transporter — protein sequence MRNAPKLWTPQFLAIVVMAFLFFLCLQLLTAGFPAYITSVKNDPTQAGLMTTVFMAAAILTRPLIGYMMQKINMKVISTAALILLVVSVGLSYEQDSIAVLLSLRAIHGIGFGIVSTIFATMATTIIPVKRLGEGIGYYGMATSIGTSVAPMFALALLQFYSYNVMIIFSVILTIAALLLCFFVKAPEMIVSENETADITLKEYVFDKKALLPCILTVFFTITLGGVISFLSGLGNEAGLKSVSLFFLVMTIMMTVIRPFSGKWFDKYGHKVVIYPAAISGMIALFLLSITHHTITLLVAGVFYGISYGIVTPTLQAIAVSFVERHKQGTANAMFFSSMDLGMAIGSTGLGMLVSVTSYHFIYGFSILSIVILLFLYSIGFAKAEKEYEVVENQ from the coding sequence ATGAGAAATGCACCAAAGTTATGGACACCCCAATTTTTGGCCATTGTTGTAATGGCCTTTTTATTTTTTCTATGCCTGCAGTTATTAACGGCAGGTTTTCCGGCATATATTACATCGGTAAAAAACGACCCGACACAAGCCGGATTGATGACGACCGTTTTTATGGCTGCCGCAATTTTAACGCGTCCGCTGATTGGTTATATGATGCAAAAAATTAATATGAAAGTGATCAGTACAGCCGCTTTAATCCTCCTTGTCGTTTCAGTTGGCCTGAGCTATGAACAGGATTCTATTGCTGTTCTGCTTAGTCTTCGGGCAATTCATGGGATTGGATTCGGGATTGTGTCAACGATTTTTGCGACAATGGCAACGACTATCATTCCTGTAAAACGCCTTGGCGAGGGGATAGGGTATTATGGCATGGCAACTAGTATCGGAACGAGTGTTGCTCCAATGTTTGCGCTGGCATTACTTCAGTTTTATTCATACAATGTAATGATTATTTTTTCAGTTATCCTTACCATTGCAGCACTTTTATTATGTTTTTTTGTCAAGGCTCCTGAAATGATTGTTTCCGAAAATGAGACAGCAGACATTACACTGAAGGAATATGTTTTTGATAAAAAGGCATTGCTTCCATGTATTTTAACTGTATTTTTCACGATTACATTAGGAGGGGTTATCAGTTTCTTGAGCGGACTCGGAAACGAAGCGGGATTGAAATCTGTTTCCCTGTTTTTCCTTGTCATGACGATTATGATGACTGTTATTCGGCCGTTTTCCGGAAAATGGTTTGACAAATATGGACATAAAGTTGTTATATACCCCGCGGCAATTTCCGGAATGATTGCATTGTTTCTTTTGTCTATTACACATCATACGATAACATTGCTCGTTGCAGGGGTATTCTATGGTATTTCGTACGGGATTGTCACCCCGACATTGCAAGCAATTGCAGTCAGCTTTGTGGAAAGACACAAGCAGGGGACAGCAAATGCGATGTTTTTCTCCTCAATGGATTTGGGAATGGCTATCGGTTCAACCGGATTGGGAATGCTGGTATCTGTAACAAGCTACCACTTTATTTATGGATTTTCGATTTTAAGTATTGTGATACTGCTCTTCCTCTACAGCATAGGTTTTGCAAAAGCAGAAAAGGAATATGAAGTGGTGGAGAATCAATAA
- a CDS encoding alpha/beta hydrolase, translated as MKIILPKPFTFEAGPRAVLLLHGFTGHSADVRMLGRFLEKKGYTSHAPIYRGHGKEPEALVEANASQWWEDVINAYNHLKELGYKEIAVAGLSLGGVLTLKLAYSNQVKGLVTMCAPMFFDNETELTTGFKAKAKEFKQLEGKDAETIDREINELLDHSKDMFQDLGKFITEVKNNVDTIYAPAMVVQASQDEMINTDSANYIYENIQSDQKDIKWYENSGHVITMDKEKEQLHKDIYNFLESLDWSE; from the coding sequence ATGAAAATAATATTACCAAAACCATTTACGTTTGAAGCTGGTCCTCGTGCGGTATTATTACTGCATGGATTTACCGGACATTCCGCCGATGTCCGTATGCTTGGCCGGTTTTTAGAGAAAAAAGGATATACAAGCCATGCCCCAATCTACCGGGGGCATGGAAAGGAACCCGAGGCGCTTGTCGAGGCGAATGCGTCACAATGGTGGGAAGATGTGATCAATGCATACAATCATCTGAAAGAGCTCGGATATAAGGAAATTGCTGTGGCCGGACTGTCACTTGGCGGCGTTCTTACATTAAAGCTTGCTTATTCAAATCAGGTCAAGGGACTGGTTACCATGTGTGCTCCAATGTTCTTTGACAATGAAACAGAGCTTACAACAGGATTTAAGGCAAAAGCAAAAGAATTTAAGCAGCTTGAAGGAAAAGATGCAGAAACGATTGATAGGGAAATCAACGAACTTTTGGATCATTCAAAAGACATGTTTCAGGATCTCGGTAAATTCATAACAGAAGTGAAAAATAATGTTGACACGATTTACGCACCTGCAATGGTTGTACAGGCAAGCCAGGATGAAATGATTAATACAGACAGTGCGAATTATATTTATGAAAATATCCAGTCCGATCAAAAGGATATCAAATGGTATGAGAATTCGGGTCATGTGATTACGATGGATAAAGAAAAAGAACAATTGCACAAGGATATTTATAATTTTCTGGAGTCATTGGATTGGAGCGAATGA
- a CDS encoding APC family permease, with protein sequence MSNQGQFKKKLSLLDLTFLGCGSIIGSGWLYGAMTAAGFAGPSAWLSWVIGAFIIILIGLTYAEMSAAMPRSGGFLRYPDYSHGSVVGYLVGFASMLGYTSVIGVEVIAVRQYATIYWGALTTADGGPSALGFAVQAGLVVIFFLINYWSVNFFGKFNTFITFFKFVVPILIVIMLLLNADFSNFSAGGADPGGLHGIFKAVVAAGIAFSFLGFRQAVDFAGEAKNPQRDVPWAIVLSVVLCLGLYVLLQLAYVAAVPGDMLSNGWAGIELTSPWAKLAGVLGIVWLANLVLLDSAISPAATGNIFLSGTARVMFAWAKNGYFYSVFAKVDKRTGLPRGALWLAMIMGIAWTLPTQFQAWSGLIGAVTFSFVLTYMTGPVSVTALRKSAPDLKRPFVLKGLGFIGPLTFMAASLVALWSGWSNIILLVSITVCSIVLFFAFADKDESIRKNLKEDFKASGWLFGYYVFLVLMSLIGSFGPTTESGEMPYQLLAGPWDSVVMALGSLGIFYWGVNSALKKARITDDEEEATEEAS encoded by the coding sequence TTGTCAAATCAAGGTCAATTCAAAAAGAAACTTAGTCTGCTGGACCTGACTTTTCTGGGCTGCGGGTCAATAATTGGTTCAGGATGGCTCTATGGTGCCATGACTGCGGCAGGGTTTGCGGGCCCAAGTGCATGGTTATCCTGGGTAATCGGTGCTTTTATAATAATTTTAATTGGTTTAACTTACGCAGAAATGTCCGCAGCAATGCCTAGAAGTGGTGGTTTTCTCCGTTATCCCGATTATTCGCATGGTTCAGTTGTGGGTTATCTGGTCGGTTTCGCTTCCATGCTTGGTTATACAAGTGTAATCGGTGTAGAAGTTATCGCTGTTCGGCAGTATGCAACGATTTACTGGGGTGCGTTGACAACGGCTGATGGTGGTCCGTCTGCGCTTGGTTTCGCTGTGCAGGCAGGATTGGTTGTTATCTTTTTCCTAATCAACTACTGGAGTGTTAACTTCTTCGGAAAATTCAATACGTTTATCACATTTTTTAAGTTTGTTGTTCCAATCTTAATTGTTATTATGCTGCTACTGAATGCAGATTTCAGCAATTTTAGTGCAGGAGGAGCTGATCCAGGGGGACTTCATGGCATTTTTAAAGCCGTGGTTGCAGCAGGGATTGCTTTTTCATTCCTTGGATTCAGGCAGGCTGTAGATTTTGCCGGTGAAGCGAAAAATCCGCAAAGGGATGTTCCGTGGGCAATTGTTCTTTCTGTTGTTCTCTGTCTTGGATTGTATGTATTACTGCAGTTGGCATATGTCGCTGCTGTTCCCGGTGATATGCTGAGCAACGGCTGGGCAGGAATTGAACTTACATCACCGTGGGCTAAATTGGCCGGTGTCTTGGGAATTGTGTGGCTGGCAAACCTTGTTTTATTGGATTCCGCGATTTCGCCTGCTGCAACAGGGAATATTTTTCTCTCTGGAACTGCCCGCGTTATGTTTGCCTGGGCAAAGAATGGTTACTTCTACAGTGTTTTTGCAAAGGTGGATAAACGAACAGGGTTGCCACGGGGAGCTTTATGGCTTGCAATGATAATGGGGATTGCCTGGACATTACCAACACAGTTCCAGGCCTGGAGCGGATTAATCGGTGCCGTTACATTCTCATTTGTCCTGACGTATATGACCGGTCCAGTTTCAGTTACCGCTCTGCGTAAATCTGCGCCTGATTTGAAGCGACCATTCGTATTGAAAGGTCTTGGTTTCATCGGTCCGCTCACATTTATGGCCGCCTCATTGGTAGCCTTATGGAGCGGCTGGTCAAATATTATTTTGCTAGTGTCAATTACAGTTTGCTCCATTGTCTTGTTCTTTGCTTTTGCCGATAAAGATGAATCCATCCGTAAAAATCTAAAAGAAGACTTTAAGGCATCAGGGTGGTTATTTGGTTATTATGTCTTCTTGGTATTGATGTCTCTCATTGGATCATTTGGTCCGACAACAGAGAGTGGGGAAATGCCATATCAATTGCTTGCGGGACCGTGGGATAGTGTTGTAATGGCACTTGGTTCTTTGGGGATTTTTTATTGGGGTGTGAACAGCGCCTTGAAAAAAGCCCGCATAACCGATGATGAAGAAGAAGCTACAGAAGAAGCTTCCTGA
- the ptsP gene encoding phosphoenolpyruvate--protein phosphotransferase, with protein sequence MIQGIAASNGIAIAKAYMLTAPDLSFSKNNAENPNLEVERLEKALEVSKQELEKIKAHTKKEIGDEHAEIFSAHLLVLSDPELINPMKEKINTENATAEAALDETANMFIEMFKNMDNEYMRERAADIHDVTKRVLAHLLGVTFPDPALIDEEVIVIANDLTPSDTAQLNRQFVKGFATDIGGRTSHSAIMARSLEIPAVVGTKQVTKDIQKDDMIIVDGIEGNVIVKPSDEQLAAYKEKQEAFAKQKEEWAKLKDEPTIASDGEQVELGANIGTPQDVEGVLDNGGEAIGLYRTEFLYMGKNELPTEEEQYDAYKSVLEQMGKKPVVVRTLDIGGDKELNYLDLPEELNPFLGFRAIRFCLENTDVFRTQLRALLRASVHGNLKIMFPMIATLEEFRQAKAILLDEKDNLKQEGVKVSDQIEVGIMVEIPSTAVTAKQFAKEVDFFSIGTNDLIQYTMAADRMNERVSYLYQPYHPAILNLVSNVIEAAHAENKWVGMCGEMAGDPIAIPILLGLGLDEFSMSATSILPARTQIRELSKEKMASYKDKLLSMATAEEVMEFVKEKTE encoded by the coding sequence ATGATTCAAGGAATAGCAGCATCAAACGGGATAGCAATTGCCAAAGCATATATGCTCACTGCCCCGGACTTATCTTTTTCAAAAAACAACGCTGAAAATCCTAACCTGGAAGTGGAACGCCTTGAGAAGGCCCTGGAAGTTTCCAAACAGGAACTGGAAAAAATAAAAGCACATACAAAGAAAGAAATTGGTGACGAACATGCGGAGATATTTTCTGCACATTTACTTGTCTTAAGTGATCCGGAATTGATTAATCCAATGAAGGAAAAAATCAATACCGAAAACGCAACGGCTGAGGCGGCACTTGATGAAACAGCCAATATGTTCATTGAAATGTTCAAAAACATGGATAATGAATACATGCGGGAACGTGCAGCAGACATTCACGACGTTACAAAACGCGTGTTGGCACATCTGCTTGGTGTAACTTTTCCCGATCCGGCATTGATTGATGAAGAGGTTATCGTTATCGCAAACGACTTGACTCCATCCGACACGGCACAATTGAACCGGCAGTTTGTAAAAGGTTTTGCAACCGACATCGGCGGCCGCACGTCACACTCGGCTATTATGGCGCGTTCACTTGAAATACCTGCTGTAGTTGGCACAAAACAAGTTACGAAAGATATCCAAAAAGATGACATGATCATTGTAGACGGTATCGAGGGAAACGTCATCGTGAAGCCGTCTGATGAACAGTTGGCAGCTTATAAAGAAAAACAAGAAGCATTTGCGAAACAAAAAGAGGAATGGGCCAAGCTAAAGGATGAACCAACCATTGCTTCTGATGGTGAGCAAGTTGAACTTGGAGCAAATATTGGTACTCCGCAAGATGTGGAAGGTGTTCTCGATAATGGCGGTGAAGCTATTGGGTTATACCGGACAGAGTTTTTATACATGGGTAAAAATGAACTTCCTACTGAAGAAGAACAATATGATGCCTATAAATCCGTGCTGGAACAGATGGGAAAAAAACCGGTAGTCGTCCGCACACTGGATATCGGCGGCGATAAGGAATTAAATTATCTGGATCTTCCCGAAGAACTAAACCCGTTCCTTGGCTTCCGGGCGATTCGATTTTGCCTGGAGAATACAGATGTGTTCCGTACCCAATTACGTGCATTGCTGCGTGCAAGTGTACATGGCAACCTGAAAATTATGTTTCCGATGATTGCAACACTCGAAGAATTCCGCCAGGCTAAAGCAATTCTGCTCGATGAAAAAGATAACCTTAAACAGGAAGGCGTAAAAGTTTCCGACCAAATTGAAGTCGGCATCATGGTCGAAATTCCATCCACTGCTGTAACGGCAAAACAATTTGCGAAAGAAGTGGACTTTTTCAGCATCGGTACGAACGATTTGATTCAATATACAATGGCGGCGGATCGGATGAATGAACGTGTATCCTATTTATATCAGCCATATCACCCGGCAATTCTGAACCTTGTCAGCAATGTTATTGAGGCAGCGCATGCCGAAAATAAATGGGTCGGCATGTGCGGTGAAATGGCCGGTGATCCGATTGCCATTCCAATTCTGCTTGGGCTCGGCCTGGATGAATTCAGCATGAGTGCAACATCCATTCTGCCAGCCCGCACACAAATCCGTGAGCTGTCGAAAGAGAAAATGGCTTCTTATAAAGATAAACTATTGTCTATGGCTACTGCCGAAGAAGTCATGGAATTTGTGAAAGAGAAAACGGAATAA
- the rnr gene encoding ribonuclease R — protein sequence MSEAIKERLQNYFNEHREKPLSVNELEKELELTETDDFKELIKSLNELEEKGELVRTRKNRFGLPEKMNLIRGRIQMHAKGFAFLIPDDENQADIYIHHSDMGSAMNNDTVLVRLEKQSNDGNRPEGTVIRILERATHQIVGTFENNRSFGFVVADDKRIPNDIFIPKGAFGGAVTGHKVIVHITKYPEAGKSAEGEIIYILGHKNDPGIDILSIIHKNGIKLDFPEEVMDQAANTPEEIEPDELENRVDRRDEMIVTIDGADAKDLDDAVSVKKMDNGNYMLGVYIADVSYYVEQDTPIDKEAFERGTSVYLVDRVIPMIPHRLSNGICSLNPQVDRLTLGCEMEISPKGEVINHDIFQSVIKTNERMTYKDVNKILVDHDDEVREKYQELVPMFEQMEKLASILRGKRMGRGAIDFDFKEAQVLVDENGKASDVVLRERSVAERLIEEFMLAANETVAEHFHWMDVPFIHRIHQDPDEGKLQHFFEFIAGLGYSVKGTANEIHPQALQKVIEAVKGKPEEMIVSKLMLRSMQQAKYDPQSIGHFGLATEYYTHFTSPIRRYPDLTVHRLIRTYLIDKKMDPQTIKYWKEHMPEIARHTSEMERAAVDAERETDDLKKAEYMQDKIGEEFTGVISSVTNFGLFVELENTVEGLVHVSYLTDDYYHFDERSYAMIGERTGNIYRIGDELDVRVVKVNLDERIVDFELADNTPSSQKNKRK from the coding sequence ATGAGTGAAGCAATAAAAGAAAGATTGCAAAATTATTTTAACGAACATCGGGAAAAACCTTTATCTGTGAATGAACTGGAAAAAGAATTGGAATTGACTGAAACAGATGATTTTAAAGAACTTATCAAATCACTTAATGAATTGGAAGAGAAAGGGGAGCTTGTCCGCACCCGGAAAAATCGTTTCGGTTTGCCGGAAAAAATGAATCTGATCCGCGGCAGAATTCAGATGCATGCCAAAGGTTTCGCATTTTTAATTCCGGATGATGAAAACCAGGCCGACATTTACATCCATCATTCGGATATGGGGTCAGCAATGAACAACGACACAGTACTGGTCCGGCTGGAAAAACAGAGCAATGATGGCAACAGACCAGAAGGAACCGTGATCCGGATTTTGGAACGGGCAACACACCAGATTGTTGGAACATTTGAGAACAATAGATCATTTGGGTTTGTGGTTGCAGATGACAAGCGGATTCCAAATGATATATTTATCCCAAAAGGTGCATTTGGCGGGGCTGTAACCGGTCATAAAGTAATTGTCCATATTACGAAATATCCGGAAGCCGGTAAAAGTGCGGAAGGAGAAATTATTTATATCCTCGGACATAAAAACGATCCGGGTATTGATATTCTTTCAATCATTCATAAAAACGGTATTAAACTAGATTTTCCGGAAGAGGTTATGGATCAGGCGGCCAACACTCCGGAAGAAATTGAACCGGACGAACTGGAAAACCGGGTCGACCGCCGTGATGAAATGATTGTTACCATTGACGGTGCCGATGCCAAGGATTTGGATGATGCCGTATCTGTGAAAAAAATGGACAATGGCAATTACATGCTCGGCGTCTATATTGCTGATGTCAGTTATTATGTGGAACAGGATACACCAATCGATAAAGAGGCATTTGAACGCGGGACAAGTGTTTACCTTGTTGACCGTGTGATTCCGATGATACCACATCGGCTGTCAAATGGGATTTGTTCATTAAATCCACAGGTGGACAGGCTGACCCTAGGCTGTGAAATGGAAATCAGTCCAAAAGGGGAAGTAATAAATCACGATATTTTTCAGAGCGTTATTAAAACGAATGAACGTATGACCTATAAAGATGTGAATAAAATCCTGGTTGATCACGATGATGAAGTCCGTGAAAAATATCAGGAACTTGTCCCAATGTTTGAACAGATGGAGAAACTTGCATCAATCTTGCGTGGCAAGCGAATGGGGCGCGGTGCGATTGATTTTGATTTCAAAGAGGCCCAGGTACTTGTCGATGAAAACGGCAAAGCAAGTGATGTCGTGTTGCGTGAACGATCCGTTGCTGAACGGCTGATTGAGGAATTCATGCTTGCAGCCAATGAGACAGTTGCAGAACATTTTCACTGGATGGACGTACCATTCATTCATCGCATCCATCAGGACCCGGATGAAGGAAAACTGCAGCATTTCTTTGAATTTATCGCCGGACTTGGCTACTCGGTTAAAGGAACTGCCAATGAAATTCATCCCCAGGCATTGCAGAAAGTAATCGAAGCGGTTAAAGGCAAACCGGAAGAAATGATTGTGTCCAAGCTGATGCTGCGTTCGATGCAGCAGGCAAAATATGATCCGCAAAGCATCGGGCATTTCGGACTGGCAACTGAATATTACACCCATTTCACATCGCCAATTCGGAGATATCCCGATTTAACGGTACACCGTCTGATCCGGACGTATCTGATTGATAAAAAAATGGATCCGCAGACAATCAAATACTGGAAAGAACACATGCCTGAAATCGCCCGTCACACATCAGAAATGGAACGGGCAGCAGTTGATGCGGAACGGGAAACCGATGATTTGAAGAAGGCGGAATACATGCAGGATAAAATCGGTGAGGAGTTTACCGGTGTAATCAGTTCTGTTACTAATTTCGGATTGTTTGTTGAACTGGAAAACACAGTCGAAGGGCTTGTCCATGTAAGTTACCTGACCGATGATTACTACCATTTTGACGAACGCAGCTATGCCATGATCGGGGAACGGACCGGGAATATCTACCGCATCGGTGATGAACTGGATGTACGGGTTGTTAAGGTGAATCTTGATGAGCGGATTGTTGATTTTGAACTGGCGGATAACACACCATCCAGCCAAAAGAATAAACGGAAATAA